From a single Gimesia fumaroli genomic region:
- a CDS encoding RHS repeat domain-containing protein, with protein sequence MSGIVLIPQTNGSLAGSFSPPTNGQNNFQPKFSYLSSIQIEGVGGFCFIPNFDAQFIPLDVENSSSSSSSSSGGINTDNVMIVLGDGGAYEFNDKDANGDYTSSYGISMTLKETLTGWTLENLVENTTWTFNLDMHLIKINQAGAIWQINRKLVGEASVPDSLVGPEGQTYTFQYSNEATLPNIISIFDTSNRESKLSYSQDGSKLKTFEPAGGGVYSLSYDANSNITSVQAPGGNVTTFAYDSENRVNSYVLPGGSEFDVSYPNATTQVVLDPEQRRTTVISDDLGRTLSIEKNGQLWSYPYQDNYPTGRLSPTGIRTTFTHRTGSQNQKYLSGLETGVQNVASYNYDSNDRLSGWENWNGTRTTLAYDSLGNVNLIENPSGTRSTFTYDSNGLLTSTINPFGLRQTNVYDNARNQISKISPSGNRTTFSYNQYNQLAATTTPLGIVSQQTWDENNRLVAETNPLNQRTTFAYNADGKRIQSQNPLGQITTTVYDVNQRPVATVTPLGTRSTTAYDGIGNPIRTVVPSGLITTTVYNNLWMPVTQISPMQYRTTTVYDTDARPIATIDPLNRISTNVLDNDGRVIATINPAGYRTSYTYDADGNQTSITNPDSETQQSVYNTSNQLTASVDALGNRTSFTYDAIGRQISSTNPLGAITTTVYNSDNLPIATINPLGERTTTVYDDDNRAIATINPLGDRTTTVYDDASRPVATIDPLGNRNTTTYDPAGRAVAVTNPLNETTTTVYDANGRVTATIDPLNNITTSTYDSDGRQIATINPLGEITTSVYNNDGQQIATINPLGQRSTMVYDAAGQKIADVNPEGERTTTVYDVQGLVSATIDPLGQRTTSTYDDAGRQVSTINANGDISTTVYDAAGQQIASIDALGQRTTSVYDDAGRQIRSIDPLGQITTTTYDAAGQATAITNPLNEITTTTYDAAGRAVASTNPLNEITTTVYDNAGRTIAEVNPLGERNTTVYDAAGRAIANTNPLSEITTTVYDAAGQAIATVNPESERTTTVYDSAGRKIVSINALDERTTMAYDAAGREIATTNPLHETTTTTYDAAGRAVASINPLNEINTTVYDAAGQAIASVNPLLERTTSVYDAVGQEIAEIDPLGNRVTTTYDAAGQEISIIDANGDISTTVYDAAGQPVAEINALGDRTTTTFDAAGQAIAVTDPLNQITTTAYDAAGQPVSVTNPLNEITTTTYDAAGRAVASTNPLNEITTTTFDSAGRTIASIDPLNDITTTVYDQAGRSIASINPLSEITTTVYDAAGQAIATVNPEAERTTTTYDAAGREIASINPLGETTTTTYDAAGRTIASTNPLNEITTTSYDAVGRAVASINPLNEITTTVYDAAGRATSSINPLDEISTTVYDSIGQEIAEIDPLGYRTTSTYDAAGQQINSVNANDDVTTTVYDAASQAIAEINALGYRTTSVYDAAGRVVSTIDALNQITTTTYDAAGQAIAVTDPLNAVTTTTYDAAGRDIASTNPLNEITTTTYDSAGRPITITNPLGEITTTTYDAAGRATASTNPLSEVTTTTYDVAGQAIAEINANGDCTTTVYDQAGRISAFQDARNNRTSFQYDAAGREIARINPLLDRLTMVFDAAGQNTVRIDQESARTTYVYDAAGRVTQRHYPDGTRITWTYDAVSNPLVINSSEGSFTRTYDAVNQVQSVAWPTGKIVTWVYDAIGQRSTRDISTGTVTYTYDGQGNLTSLVNEQSERTTFSYDAVGRATRKQLANGTRTSMAYDAAGRETQITHFTSSNTPFSSFADTYNAAGNRIQRVNLDGDVTTWTYDSTSQVLSERYTDSLGTTITTFAYDAVGNRLAENNDSTITTSVYDAANRLETSEETAGITTYTYDKNGNQTSIEDPVSDITTYSWTYENQLAEIESPNGDLVTYTYAPVNKKSDELRLSKETDLEFTSYMWDDQNIILEQDEVSTVDAEYTVMPQAYGNLISQTRDAESSFYHFDPLGSTRELTDASETVTDSYLYSVFGKVKSSTGTTVNPYQWVGKEGYYHDTESGLYNLRNRFYGAGEGRFKSEDPIGFDAGDSNLYRYVGNNAATLTDPSGLAPFSTGIRAVSGNQCSYGSHGSTIICQCETKTDELIESGLYQWEYATELSWVEAEKTKNLNFADVCRKKCQSRGRFTGYWRWKGYRVKSLAERAEEERRYQQEVHRAVLERLLAQATENVINRKVKIEPALIRLESGQIITWNRAEGDLETLKRICPDIDIAHISDQWGRYETTPEGIMELTPTELKSLIETEYQKLVTAYNLEHGGRLDTLQFYIDVLAFGLAWVPGGQGLAIGLEGLNALISAGRGQDEAAGGRVIAIAGGVLIGKAIEKGYQLYKLKANKSVGVLAQVDDAVSASGTKDGTLIVKTEDALEGAAKKTKGQLANLDTVRRGDKLLTEELEELKELRKLGVRIEWDTTASRKLLYKRNRLFPEDPNSFERNRKRINALFSLDELGNPVIFLRKDATRIEFLEEYKHFKQYLKWAKGRPIGESAEDLIKAWSKYLKTDPKTIPSVELEAAEYIWKWLQANDGTPQELEVASRNLIRYQTELDTIKRLEKLNKQKRCQ encoded by the coding sequence ATGAGTGGCATAGTGTTGATCCCTCAAACAAACGGTTCTTTAGCTGGTTCATTTTCACCGCCAACAAATGGGCAAAACAATTTCCAGCCAAAGTTCTCATATCTTTCTTCAATACAAATCGAGGGAGTCGGTGGCTTTTGTTTTATCCCCAATTTTGATGCGCAATTCATCCCTCTTGATGTAGAAAACAGTTCATCGAGCAGTTCGTCCAGTTCGGGGGGAATTAACACAGACAATGTGATGATCGTATTAGGCGATGGTGGGGCTTATGAATTCAATGACAAAGATGCCAATGGCGACTACACATCGTCCTACGGCATCAGCATGACGCTCAAAGAGACACTCACTGGCTGGACTCTTGAAAATCTTGTGGAAAATACAACATGGACTTTTAATCTAGATATGCACCTGATCAAAATCAATCAGGCTGGTGCGATCTGGCAAATCAACCGTAAACTGGTTGGCGAAGCTTCTGTCCCCGATTCATTGGTGGGTCCGGAAGGCCAAACTTACACATTTCAATATAGTAACGAGGCTACCCTACCAAATATCATAAGCATCTTTGACACAAGTAATCGCGAGAGCAAACTTTCCTACTCTCAAGATGGCAGCAAGCTCAAAACATTCGAACCTGCTGGGGGAGGTGTTTATTCTCTTTCGTATGATGCCAATTCAAACATTACTTCTGTACAAGCTCCCGGCGGTAATGTCACCACATTTGCTTATGACTCAGAGAATCGGGTCAATTCTTATGTTTTACCAGGCGGATCTGAATTCGATGTTTCTTACCCCAATGCTACAACTCAAGTAGTATTAGACCCTGAACAACGTCGAACAACAGTCATTTCTGATGATCTAGGCCGCACACTAAGTATTGAAAAGAATGGGCAACTCTGGTCTTACCCCTATCAAGATAACTATCCAACTGGCAGACTTTCTCCCACCGGAATTCGTACAACGTTCACACATCGCACTGGAAGCCAAAACCAAAAGTATTTATCAGGTCTGGAAACAGGCGTGCAAAATGTAGCCAGTTATAATTACGACTCGAATGACCGGTTAAGTGGATGGGAAAATTGGAATGGTACACGGACAACTCTTGCCTATGATTCCCTTGGCAATGTCAACCTGATAGAAAACCCCAGTGGTACAAGGTCCACTTTTACTTATGACTCAAATGGCCTCCTCACAAGTACGATCAACCCATTTGGGTTAAGGCAAACGAATGTCTACGACAATGCAAGAAATCAGATTTCGAAAATCTCCCCCTCTGGCAACAGAACGACGTTTTCCTATAACCAATATAATCAACTTGCCGCCACGACGACTCCTTTGGGCATTGTCTCACAACAGACGTGGGACGAAAACAACCGGCTTGTTGCAGAGACAAACCCTCTGAATCAACGCACAACATTTGCCTACAACGCCGATGGAAAGCGGATTCAATCCCAAAACCCCTTAGGGCAAATTACCACCACTGTTTATGATGTGAATCAGCGACCTGTTGCTACAGTCACTCCCTTGGGAACACGTTCAACTACTGCCTACGACGGTATCGGCAACCCCATTCGCACCGTTGTTCCTTCCGGCTTAATCACCACCACTGTCTACAACAATCTGTGGATGCCCGTCACCCAAATCAGTCCGATGCAGTATCGCACAACAACAGTCTATGATACTGACGCCAGACCGATTGCAACTATCGACCCCCTCAATCGAATTTCAACCAACGTCCTCGACAATGACGGACGCGTCATCGCCACCATCAATCCAGCCGGTTATCGCACATCGTATACCTACGACGCTGATGGCAACCAGACTTCCATCACCAATCCGGACTCCGAGACACAGCAATCTGTCTATAACACCAGTAATCAGTTAACAGCCTCCGTCGATGCCTTAGGAAACCGCACCTCATTCACCTACGACGCGATCGGACGCCAAATCAGTTCCACGAATCCTCTGGGCGCGATTACGACGACTGTCTATAACAGCGATAATTTGCCCATTGCCACCATCAACCCACTGGGTGAGCGTACGACGACCGTCTACGACGACGATAATCGCGCCATCGCCACCATCAATCCGCTGGGTGATCGCACCACCACCGTCTATGACGACGCTTCCCGACCGGTTGCCACTATCGACCCTTTGGGTAACCGGAACACAACCACCTACGATCCCGCCGGACGCGCAGTCGCGGTCACCAACCCGTTGAATGAAACAACCACCACCGTTTACGATGCGAATGGCAGAGTCACCGCCACCATCGATCCGTTAAATAACATCACAACGAGCACCTACGATTCTGACGGACGGCAGATCGCCACTATCAATCCCCTGGGGGAAATTACCACCTCTGTCTATAATAATGACGGGCAACAGATCGCCACGATTAACCCGCTGGGCCAGCGCAGCACGATGGTCTACGATGCCGCCGGACAAAAAATTGCAGACGTCAATCCGGAAGGCGAACGGACCACGACCGTTTATGACGTGCAGGGATTGGTCAGTGCCACCATCGATCCCCTGGGACAGCGCACCACGTCCACGTACGATGACGCAGGCAGACAGGTCAGCACGATCAATGCGAACGGCGACATCTCCACCACCGTTTACGACGCCGCTGGACAGCAGATTGCCTCCATCGATGCCTTAGGCCAGCGGACCACCAGCGTCTACGATGACGCCGGTCGCCAGATTCGCTCGATCGATCCACTGGGACAGATTACCACGACGACTTACGATGCCGCCGGCCAGGCAACTGCGATCACCAATCCGTTAAATGAGATCACCACAACCACCTACGACGCGGCGGGACGAGCCGTTGCTTCCACCAATCCGCTCAACGAAATTACTACGACCGTATACGACAATGCCGGACGCACGATTGCGGAAGTCAACCCGCTGGGCGAGCGCAACACCACTGTCTATGATGCTGCAGGTCGGGCCATTGCCAATACGAACCCGTTATCAGAGATTACCACCACCGTCTACGACGCCGCCGGACAAGCGATTGCCACGGTGAATCCCGAATCCGAGCGAACCACTACCGTCTATGACAGTGCCGGACGGAAAATTGTTTCGATCAATGCGCTGGATGAGCGCACGACAATGGCCTACGATGCCGCGGGCCGGGAAATCGCGACCACCAATCCACTGCATGAAACGACGACAACGACCTACGATGCCGCTGGTAGAGCGGTCGCCAGTATCAATCCGTTAAACGAAATCAACACGACCGTCTACGATGCCGCTGGTCAGGCAATTGCCAGCGTGAACCCGTTGTTGGAACGCACGACGTCCGTCTACGATGCCGTTGGTCAGGAAATCGCTGAAATTGATCCGCTCGGCAATCGCGTGACAACCACCTACGATGCGGCTGGGCAAGAGATAAGTATCATTGATGCCAATGGTGATATTAGCACGACCGTCTATGACGCCGCTGGCCAACCTGTGGCAGAAATCAATGCACTCGGTGATCGTACCACAACCACCTTTGATGCCGCCGGTCAGGCCATTGCGGTTACCGATCCACTAAACCAGATCACGACCACCGCCTATGATGCCGCAGGCCAGCCGGTTTCCGTCACGAATCCCTTGAACGAAATCACCACCACAACCTATGACGCCGCAGGACGGGCCGTTGCTTCAACGAATCCGCTCAACGAAATTACGACCACCACCTTTGACAGCGCAGGACGGACGATCGCCAGCATTGATCCGCTGAATGATATTACCACTACCGTCTACGATCAGGCAGGTCGCAGCATTGCCAGCATCAATCCGCTGTCAGAGATTACCACCACCGTCTACGACGCCGCCGGTCAGGCAATTGCTACCGTCAATCCGGAAGCCGAACGCACGACAACCACCTATGATGCCGCGGGCCGGGAAATCGCCAGTATCAACCCACTCGGTGAAACGACCACAACGACCTATGATGCTGCCGGACGGACCATCGCAAGTACCAATCCGCTGAACGAGATTACCACCACCAGTTATGACGCAGTTGGTAGGGCAGTCGCCAGCATCAATCCGCTAAATGAAATTACGACCACGGTCTATGATGCTGCCGGTCGTGCCACCTCCAGTATTAATCCGCTGGATGAAATTTCAACAACAGTCTATGATTCCATTGGCCAGGAAATTGCGGAAATTGATCCATTGGGATATCGCACCACATCTACTTATGATGCTGCCGGCCAGCAGATCAATTCCGTCAATGCGAATGATGATGTGACAACGACGGTTTACGACGCGGCCAGTCAGGCGATTGCGGAAATTAATGCGCTCGGCTATCGAACCACTAGCGTTTACGATGCTGCGGGGAGAGTCGTCAGCACCATTGATGCGCTCAATCAGATCACGACAACAACCTATGATGCCGCCGGTCAAGCCATTGCCGTGACCGATCCCTTGAATGCCGTCACGACCACCACGTACGATGCCGCGGGACGGGACATTGCTTCTACAAATCCGTTAAACGAAATTACGACCACAACTTACGATAGTGCGGGACGTCCGATTACCATTACTAATCCACTGGGCGAAATCACGACGACGACTTATGATGCCGCGGGCCGTGCTACCGCCAGCACGAATCCGTTAAGTGAGGTCACGACGACGACTTATGATGTTGCCGGTCAGGCGATTGCAGAAATCAATGCCAACGGCGATTGCACGACCACTGTTTACGATCAGGCAGGTCGGATCTCTGCGTTCCAGGATGCCCGTAACAACCGCACCTCATTCCAGTACGATGCCGCCGGTCGGGAAATTGCCAGAATCAATCCGCTGCTGGATCGTTTAACGATGGTCTTTGACGCGGCGGGACAAAATACCGTCCGCATTGATCAGGAGAGCGCCCGGACGACTTATGTTTATGATGCCGCCGGTCGAGTTACACAGCGTCATTATCCCGACGGCACACGGATCACCTGGACCTATGACGCCGTCAGCAATCCGCTGGTGATTAACAGCAGTGAGGGCTCCTTCACTCGTACTTATGACGCCGTGAATCAGGTCCAGAGCGTGGCCTGGCCGACCGGCAAGATTGTCACCTGGGTCTATGATGCCATCGGCCAACGTTCCACACGCGACATCTCTACCGGCACGGTAACGTACACCTACGATGGCCAGGGCAACCTGACCTCATTAGTGAATGAGCAGTCGGAACGGACCACGTTCAGCTATGATGCGGTCGGTCGTGCGACTCGCAAACAACTGGCGAACGGCACCCGCACCAGCATGGCCTATGACGCCGCCGGTCGGGAAACGCAGATTACACACTTTACGTCAAGCAACACCCCCTTCTCCTCTTTTGCCGATACGTACAACGCTGCCGGCAATCGAATTCAGCGTGTGAATCTGGATGGGGACGTGACGACCTGGACTTACGATTCCACCTCGCAGGTTCTCTCCGAACGTTATACCGATTCGCTGGGAACGACGATTACTACGTTTGCCTATGATGCCGTCGGGAACCGACTCGCTGAAAACAACGATTCTACAATCACCACCAGTGTCTACGACGCCGCCAATCGTCTGGAAACCTCGGAAGAGACGGCAGGCATCACCACCTACACCTATGATAAAAACGGCAATCAGACCTCGATCGAAGATCCGGTGAGCGATATTACGACTTATAGCTGGACCTACGAAAACCAGTTGGCGGAAATTGAAAGCCCTAACGGCGATCTGGTGACCTACACCTATGCCCCGGTCAACAAAAAGAGCGACGAACTCCGTCTCTCCAAAGAGACCGATCTGGAATTCACATCCTACATGTGGGACGACCAGAACATCATTCTGGAACAGGATGAGGTCAGCACCGTGGACGCCGAATACACGGTGATGCCGCAGGCGTACGGAAATCTGATCAGTCAGACCCGGGATGCGGAAAGCAGTTTTTATCACTTCGATCCCCTGGGCAGCACCCGTGAGTTAACCGATGCCTCAGAGACCGTCACAGACAGCTATCTCTACAGCGTCTTCGGCAAAGTCAAAAGCAGCACCGGCACCACCGTGAACCCCTATCAGTGGGTCGGTAAAGAAGGTTACTATCATGACACCGAAAGCGGACTCTACAATCTTCGCAACCGTTTCTATGGAGCTGGTGAAGGACGCTTTAAGTCCGAAGATCCGATCGGCTTTGATGCCGGGGATAGTAACCTTTATCGTTACGTTGGTAACAATGCGGCGACTCTAACTGATCCCAGTGGACTGGCTCCTTTCAGTACCGGTATTCGTGCTGTGTCTGGAAATCAGTGCAGCTATGGCAGTCATGGGAGTACGATAATTTGCCAATGTGAAACTAAAACAGATGAGCTGATAGAATCCGGTTTATATCAGTGGGAATATGCAACGGAATTATCATGGGTTGAGGCTGAAAAAACAAAGAATTTGAATTTTGCAGATGTGTGTAGAAAAAAATGTCAATCAAGAGGCCGATTTACCGGATACTGGAGATGGAAAGGTTATAGAGTAAAATCACTTGCTGAGCGGGCTGAAGAAGAGCGAAGATACCAACAAGAAGTACATCGCGCAGTACTGGAACGCCTCTTAGCTCAAGCAACCGAGAACGTGATTAATCGTAAAGTCAAAATCGAGCCTGCATTAATACGTCTTGAATCCGGGCAAATAATCACATGGAATCGAGCCGAAGGAGATCTGGAAACCCTGAAAAGAATATGCCCTGACATAGATATAGCGCACATTTCTGATCAATGGGGGCGTTATGAAACAACGCCTGAGGGGATTATGGAGCTTACTCCGACAGAACTGAAGTCGTTAATAGAGACTGAATACCAGAAGCTTGTTACTGCTTATAATTTAGAGCATGGTGGGCGACTTGATACATTACAGTTTTATATAGATGTCCTGGCCTTTGGTCTTGCCTGGGTACCAGGTGGGCAAGGATTGGCCATTGGACTTGAAGGATTAAATGCATTAATATCAGCAGGAAGAGGGCAAGATGAAGCGGCTGGGGGCCGTGTAATCGCGATTGCTGGTGGTGTTCTAATTGGTAAAGCAATCGAGAAAGGGTATCAGCTATATAAACTCAAAGCGAATAAGTCTGTTGGAGTTCTGGCTCAGGTAGATGATGCGGTGTCAGCGAGTGGAACTAAAGACGGGACCCTGATCGTCAAAACGGAGGATGCATTAGAAGGAGCAGCAAAAAAAACAAAAGGGCAACTTGCAAACCTCGATACAGTCAGGAGGGGTGACAAACTCCTCACTGAAGAATTAGAGGAATTGAAAGAGTTGAGAAAACTGGGGGTTCGTATTGAATGGGACACAACTGCTTCAAGAAAGCTATTATACAAACGAAATCGCTTATTTCCAGAAGACCCAAATAGTTTTGAGCGAAATCGAAAGAGAATCAATGCATTATTTAGCCTTGATGAATTAGGCAATCCCGTTATTTTCTTACGAAAAGATGCAACTAGAATAGAATTTCTTGAGGAGTATAAACATTTCAAACAGTATTTAAAGTGGGCGAAAGGTCGCCCCATAGGTGAAAGTGCTGAAGATTTGATTAAAGCTTGGTCAAAGTATCTTAAAACTGATCCTAAAACAATACCGAGCGTCGAATTAGAAGCAGCAGAATACATTTGGAAATGGTTGCAGGCAAATGATGGAACTCCACAGGAGCTTGAAGTTGCTTCCCGGAATCTGATAAGATACCAAACTGAGCTCGATACGATAAAACGCTTAGAAAAACTGAATAAACAGAAGAGGTGTCAATGA